The Hippoglossus hippoglossus isolate fHipHip1 chromosome 19, fHipHip1.pri, whole genome shotgun sequence genome has a segment encoding these proteins:
- the l3mbtl2 gene encoding lethal(3)malignant brain tumor-like protein 2 isoform X2, translating to MPYHCVAYGCGKTSEDGVTLFKFPKDPEAFRKWEKQVQRTRSKWVATPNSHLCSQHFGKEYFEPRPATGALKLKPGAAPTVFVRPLCSSCSGAGCGKCLPAIQRKGITAEPQERNISAEHNELAPSCSDRAGGGGDKGDLTGGEIKKGGQSREDRPVVCEMCGIHGTFSTFFSKSKRFCSISCSRSYSSNSKKSSVLARLKGRPPSKKAAVIRKAPPTPTRLNRPSGFDWGTYLEKETSLAASVSCFRHVPLCAQWDDVILGMKVEVLNTNAVLPSKVYWIATVIQIAGYKALLRYEGFEHDSSHDFWCSLVSGELKPIGWCAMTSKLLVPPQGVKQNISDWKEYLMKKLVGANTLPVDFFAKLSESMKSSFKLGMGVEVVDPKHVSRTRVAAIDSIIGGRLRLVYADQSDAPANVVADFWCHMWSPLLHPIGWSSKMGHEMKSPSAGGGLRHNSDYTFLLFKKPRIVYMEGSFFEEGMKLEAIDPLNLGNICVSTVRKVLLDGYLMVGIDGALSDNSSDWFCYHASSHAIMPVDFCNKNNIPLTVPQGYDSQTFTWEKYLKETNAKAAPAQLLNADYPGHGFHANMKLEAVDLMEPRLVCVATVKHCVGRLLLMHFDGWEDEFDQWVDHQSPDIYPVGWCELMGYQLQPPPGLVDLITNEVVRNKKCKHFYYGKKRKRYGRKRLSDEHAEDDVAQQAEVGGSKSPSGLLDLSLPPKMPLIQPKTEPEEQEIFAVQVKVEEVEMEIPTDPPGRTRQVKHEEGRQPSTSRQHDTPAKNRLENKAHVMTEKNKAAKDAE from the exons ATGCCCTATCACTGTGTGGCCTATGGATGTGGCAAAACTTCAGAAGATGGTGTGACGTTGTTTAAATTCCCCAAGGACCCTGAGGCCTTTCGCAAATGGGAGAAGCAGGTACAACGCACCCGCTCCAAGTGGGTCGCCACACCCAACTCTCACCTCTGCAGCCAGCATTTTGGCAAGGAGTACTTTGAGCCCAGACCTGCCACCGGGGCTCTGAAGCTGAAGCCGGGAGCTGCCCCTACAGTGTTTGTCCGTCCACTCTGTTCCTCCTGCAGTGGAGCTGGGTGTGGTAAATGCCTGCCTGCTATCCAACGCAAAGGCATTACAGCTGAGCCACAGGAGCGCAACATTAGT GCCGAACACAATGAATTAGCTCCCAGTTGTTCTGACAgggctggtggaggaggtgacaAAGGAGATCTGACAGGAGGAGAGATAAAGAAAGGAGGCCAAAGCAGAGAGGACCGACCAG ttgtgtgtgagatgtgtggCATCCATGGCACCTTTAGCACCTTCTTCTCGAAGAGCAAGCGCTTCTGCAGTATATCCTGCTCACGCTCGTATTCATCAAACTCCAAGAAGTCATCTGTACTGGCACGTCTGAAG GGTAGACCCCCCTCCAAAAAAGCTGCTGTGATAAGAAAGGCCCCTCCGACCCCGACACGACTGAATA GACCATCAGGTTTCGATTGGGGCACCTACTTGGAGAAGGAAACATCCCTGGCTGCGTCTGTCTCCTGCTTCAGACAC GTTCCACTCTGTGCCCAGTGGGACGATGTCATCTTAGGGATGAAGGTGGAAGTCCTGAACACCAACGCTGTCCTGCCCAGTAAAGTCTACTGGATCGCTACTGTTATCCAGATTGCAG GATACAAAGCTCTGTTGAGATATGAAGGCTTTGAGCACGACAGCAGCCACGATTTCTGGTGCAGCCTCGTTTCAGGAGAGCTGAAGCCAATTGGATGGTGCGCCATGACGAGCAAGCTGCTGGTGCCACCTCAAG GTGTGAAGCAGAACATTTCAGACTGGAAAGAATATCTGATGAAAAAGCTGGTGGGCGCCAACACTTTACCTGTTGATTTCTTCGCAAAG CTGTCGGAGAGCATGAAGTCCTCTTTTAAGTTAGGCATGGGTGTGGAGGTGGTGGACCCCAAACACGTGAGCCGAACCCGCGTGGCCGCCATAGACTCCATAATCGGTGGCCGTCTGCGGTTGGTGTACGCGGACCAAAGTGACGCCCCCGCCAATGTCGTTGCTGATTTCTGGTGCCACATGTGGAGTCCCCTCCTGCACCCGATAGGCTGGTCCAGCAAAATGGGTCATGAAATGAAATCAC CAAGTGCTGGTGGTGGTTTAAGGCATAACTCTGACTACACATTCCTGCTCTTTAAAAAG CCCAGGATCGTCTACATGGAGGGAAGTTTCTTTGAAGAAGGAATGAAGCTGGAGGCCATTGATCCTCTGAATCTGGGAAACATCTGTGTGAGCACTGTGCGCAAG GTGCTGTTAGATGGTTACCTGATGGTTGGTATTGATGGCGCCTTATCTGACAACAGCTCTGACTGGTTTTGTTACCACGCGTCCTCTCATGCTATCATGCCTGTAGACTTCTGTAATAAGAACAACATCCCTCTCACCGTGCCTCAAG gTTACGACTCTCAGACATTCACCTGGGAAAAATACCTGAAAGAGACCAACGCTAAAGCTGCACCGGCACAACTGTTAAATGCT GACTATCCAGGTCACGGTTTCCATGCCAACATGAAGCTGGAGGCAGTGGACCTGATGGAGCCACGCCTGGTGTGTGTGGCCACCGTCAAGCACTGTGTGGGTCGCCTGCTGCTCATGCATTTTGACGGTTGGGAGGATGAATTCGACCAGTGGGTCGACCACCAGTCCCCAGACATCTATCCTGTGGGCTGGTGCGAGCTCATGGGCTACCAGCTTCAGCCGCCTCCTGGACTCG TTGATTTAATCACAAACGAGGTGGTACGGAACAAGAAATGCAAGCACTTTTATTACGGGAAGAAGA GAAAGAGGTATGGAAGGAAGAGGCTCTCTGATGAACATGCTGAAGATGATGTTGCTCAGCAGGCTGAGGTCGGCGGCAGTAAGAGTCCTTCAGGGCTGTTAGACCTCAGTCTTCCCCCTAAAATGCCTCTCATCCAGCCCAAGACTGagccagaggagcaggaga TCTTTGCAGTGCAGGTgaaagtggaggaggtggaaatggAGATACCTACTGATCCTCCAGGCAGAACTCGACAAGTCAAACATGAGGAGGGAAGGCAACCAAGTACGTCACGACAACATGACACGCCTGCAAAGAACCGCTtggaaaacaaagcacatgtaatgacagagaaaaataaagctgCAAAAGATG CAGAGTGA
- the l3mbtl2 gene encoding lethal(3)malignant brain tumor-like protein 2 isoform X1, giving the protein MPYHCVAYGCGKTSEDGVTLFKFPKDPEAFRKWEKQVQRTRSKWVATPNSHLCSQHFGKEYFEPRPATGALKLKPGAAPTVFVRPLCSSCSGAGCGKCLPAIQRKGITAEPQERNISAEHNELAPSCSDRAGGGGDKGDLTGGEIKKGGQSREDRPVVCEMCGIHGTFSTFFSKSKRFCSISCSRSYSSNSKKSSVLARLKGRPPSKKAAVIRKAPPTPTRLNRPSGFDWGTYLEKETSLAASVSCFRHVPLCAQWDDVILGMKVEVLNTNAVLPSKVYWIATVIQIAGYKALLRYEGFEHDSSHDFWCSLVSGELKPIGWCAMTSKLLVPPQGVKQNISDWKEYLMKKLVGANTLPVDFFAKLSESMKSSFKLGMGVEVVDPKHVSRTRVAAIDSIIGGRLRLVYADQSDAPANVVADFWCHMWSPLLHPIGWSSKMGHEMKSPSAGGGLRHNSDYTFLLFKKPRIVYMEGSFFEEGMKLEAIDPLNLGNICVSTVRKVLLDGYLMVGIDGALSDNSSDWFCYHASSHAIMPVDFCNKNNIPLTVPQGYDSQTFTWEKYLKETNAKAAPAQLLNADYPGHGFHANMKLEAVDLMEPRLVCVATVKHCVGRLLLMHFDGWEDEFDQWVDHQSPDIYPVGWCELMGYQLQPPPGLVDLITNEVVRNKKCKHFYYGKKRKRYGRKRLSDEHAEDDVAQQAEVGGSKSPSGLLDLSLPPKMPLIQPKTEPEEQEIFAVQVKVEEVEMEIPTDPPGRTRQVKHEEGRQPSTSRQHDTPAKNRLENKAHVMTEKNKAAKDGLEEPGSTEVSFTGESNMVQSDRERQILDQ; this is encoded by the exons ATGCCCTATCACTGTGTGGCCTATGGATGTGGCAAAACTTCAGAAGATGGTGTGACGTTGTTTAAATTCCCCAAGGACCCTGAGGCCTTTCGCAAATGGGAGAAGCAGGTACAACGCACCCGCTCCAAGTGGGTCGCCACACCCAACTCTCACCTCTGCAGCCAGCATTTTGGCAAGGAGTACTTTGAGCCCAGACCTGCCACCGGGGCTCTGAAGCTGAAGCCGGGAGCTGCCCCTACAGTGTTTGTCCGTCCACTCTGTTCCTCCTGCAGTGGAGCTGGGTGTGGTAAATGCCTGCCTGCTATCCAACGCAAAGGCATTACAGCTGAGCCACAGGAGCGCAACATTAGT GCCGAACACAATGAATTAGCTCCCAGTTGTTCTGACAgggctggtggaggaggtgacaAAGGAGATCTGACAGGAGGAGAGATAAAGAAAGGAGGCCAAAGCAGAGAGGACCGACCAG ttgtgtgtgagatgtgtggCATCCATGGCACCTTTAGCACCTTCTTCTCGAAGAGCAAGCGCTTCTGCAGTATATCCTGCTCACGCTCGTATTCATCAAACTCCAAGAAGTCATCTGTACTGGCACGTCTGAAG GGTAGACCCCCCTCCAAAAAAGCTGCTGTGATAAGAAAGGCCCCTCCGACCCCGACACGACTGAATA GACCATCAGGTTTCGATTGGGGCACCTACTTGGAGAAGGAAACATCCCTGGCTGCGTCTGTCTCCTGCTTCAGACAC GTTCCACTCTGTGCCCAGTGGGACGATGTCATCTTAGGGATGAAGGTGGAAGTCCTGAACACCAACGCTGTCCTGCCCAGTAAAGTCTACTGGATCGCTACTGTTATCCAGATTGCAG GATACAAAGCTCTGTTGAGATATGAAGGCTTTGAGCACGACAGCAGCCACGATTTCTGGTGCAGCCTCGTTTCAGGAGAGCTGAAGCCAATTGGATGGTGCGCCATGACGAGCAAGCTGCTGGTGCCACCTCAAG GTGTGAAGCAGAACATTTCAGACTGGAAAGAATATCTGATGAAAAAGCTGGTGGGCGCCAACACTTTACCTGTTGATTTCTTCGCAAAG CTGTCGGAGAGCATGAAGTCCTCTTTTAAGTTAGGCATGGGTGTGGAGGTGGTGGACCCCAAACACGTGAGCCGAACCCGCGTGGCCGCCATAGACTCCATAATCGGTGGCCGTCTGCGGTTGGTGTACGCGGACCAAAGTGACGCCCCCGCCAATGTCGTTGCTGATTTCTGGTGCCACATGTGGAGTCCCCTCCTGCACCCGATAGGCTGGTCCAGCAAAATGGGTCATGAAATGAAATCAC CAAGTGCTGGTGGTGGTTTAAGGCATAACTCTGACTACACATTCCTGCTCTTTAAAAAG CCCAGGATCGTCTACATGGAGGGAAGTTTCTTTGAAGAAGGAATGAAGCTGGAGGCCATTGATCCTCTGAATCTGGGAAACATCTGTGTGAGCACTGTGCGCAAG GTGCTGTTAGATGGTTACCTGATGGTTGGTATTGATGGCGCCTTATCTGACAACAGCTCTGACTGGTTTTGTTACCACGCGTCCTCTCATGCTATCATGCCTGTAGACTTCTGTAATAAGAACAACATCCCTCTCACCGTGCCTCAAG gTTACGACTCTCAGACATTCACCTGGGAAAAATACCTGAAAGAGACCAACGCTAAAGCTGCACCGGCACAACTGTTAAATGCT GACTATCCAGGTCACGGTTTCCATGCCAACATGAAGCTGGAGGCAGTGGACCTGATGGAGCCACGCCTGGTGTGTGTGGCCACCGTCAAGCACTGTGTGGGTCGCCTGCTGCTCATGCATTTTGACGGTTGGGAGGATGAATTCGACCAGTGGGTCGACCACCAGTCCCCAGACATCTATCCTGTGGGCTGGTGCGAGCTCATGGGCTACCAGCTTCAGCCGCCTCCTGGACTCG TTGATTTAATCACAAACGAGGTGGTACGGAACAAGAAATGCAAGCACTTTTATTACGGGAAGAAGA GAAAGAGGTATGGAAGGAAGAGGCTCTCTGATGAACATGCTGAAGATGATGTTGCTCAGCAGGCTGAGGTCGGCGGCAGTAAGAGTCCTTCAGGGCTGTTAGACCTCAGTCTTCCCCCTAAAATGCCTCTCATCCAGCCCAAGACTGagccagaggagcaggaga TCTTTGCAGTGCAGGTgaaagtggaggaggtggaaatggAGATACCTACTGATCCTCCAGGCAGAACTCGACAAGTCAAACATGAGGAGGGAAGGCAACCAAGTACGTCACGACAACATGACACGCCTGCAAAGAACCGCTtggaaaacaaagcacatgtaatgacagagaaaaataaagctgCAAAAGATGGACTTGAAGAGCCAGGATCAACAGAAGTGAGCTTCACTGGTGAAAGCAACATGGTGCAGAGTGATAGAGAAAGACAAATACTAGACCAATAG
- the chadlb gene encoding chondroadherin-like b, with translation MMHSHLCPDTLWVPLLCLLLLCVPDVHTAKCPQQCVCDQIQLTVTCINRNLTQVPPNADEITVKLDLRGNDIQELPTGAFKHTPYLTHLSLQRCNIRTVKEGAFRGLGRLVFLNLANNNIEILYQESFDGLSSLKQLMIDRNRVEEIQPGAFSQLGFLNLLSLTHNQLVYIPNMAFQGLQNIKWMRLSHNSLNYLDTEAFAGLFTLTRLSLDHNELQFFPSETMTRLPGVTRLDLSYNPMTYLGEEAVSMAKLAQLFLDHMSLQDMANTAILKSPSLTHLDISYNQLRVIQPFSEGSPKLARLNLAGNPIYCNCYLRPLREWAIRGKVKLMGTCGGPAHFSGENLEAVYPQELRCQSQEAMLKAEFEEATRITPPPTERPQNKVKCPANCVCEAETHHSSCENRSHTKVPRGFSPNTRLLDLRGNHFHYIPSNSFPGVALVVSLHLQRCKIVDVESGAFSGMKGLIYLYLSENDLTSLSPDAFKGLPQLTYLHLEKNRFTSFPKGAFKLVPSLLALHLENNAVTKLESGILTGAEGLRALYLTGNAIDHISPRALDQASDLDTLHLGGNKLKEVPTEALSKTGNLRDLRLSGNSIRWVGPNTFRPLERSLKELYLDNMGLEKMSQNSLTGLGPGLRSLFLEGNQLEEVPDLHPLTSLEVINLAGNPLMCDCPLLPLRLWIEKVNLKVRATCSNPPELRGRRVKDVHAFKACPGGESLPSTPTVTLKPAKAPKATKPKPMHLTGLRHVKMLKAKPKLHKTPNTKQAAAKKTKSVA, from the exons CTGGGGCTTTCAAACACACGCCCTACCTGACGCACCTGTCGCTGCAGCGCTGTAACATCCGCACGGTGAAGGAGGGGGCTTTCCGCGGCCTCGGTCGCTTGGTTTTCCTCAACCTGGCCAACAACAATATTGAGATCCTCTACCAG GAGTCGTTTGATGGTCTGTCATCGCTGAAGCAGCTTATGATCGACCGTAACCGCGTGGAAGAGATCCAGCCTGGAGCTTTCTCTCAGCTGGGATTCCTCAACCTGCTCTCCCTTACGCACAATCAGCTGGTCTACATCCCCAACATGGCGTTCCAG GGCTTGCAGAACATCAAATGGATGCGTCTCAGTCACAACTCGCTGAACTACCTGGACACTGAGGCCTTCGCTGGTCTGTTCACACTCACCCGTCTCAGTCTGGACCACAACGAGCTGCAGTTCTTTCCCTCTGAGACCATGACTAG ACTTCCAGGGGTGACTCGTCTGGATCTGAGCTATAACCCTATGACGTACCTCGGGGAAGAGGCAGTGTCCATGGCCAAGCTTGCCCAATTGTTCCTTGACCACATGTCCCTGCAGGACATGGCCAACACAGCTATTTTGAAATCGCCCAGCCTCACCCACCTGGACATCAGCTACAACCAGCTGCGTGTCATCCAGCCATTCTCTGAAGGTTCCCCGAAGCTGGCACGCCTCAACCTGGCTGGGAACCCCATTTATTGCAACTGCTACCTGCGTCCGCTCAG GGAGTGGGCGATCCGTGGCAAGGTGAAGTTGATGGGCACATGTGGGGGACCAGCCCATTTCTCTGGAGAAAACTTGGAAGCTGTCTACCCTCAAGAGCTGCGATGCCAGAGTCAGGAGGCCATGCTGAAGGCCGAGTTCGAGGAGGCAACCAGGATCACACCACCACCCACTGAAAGGCCACAGAACAAAGTCAAGTGTCCTGCCAACTGTGTCTGTGAG GCTGAGACGCACCATTCTTCATGTGAAAATCGCAGTCACACCAAAGTTCCCCGGGGTTTCTCTCCCAACACGCGCCTCCTCGACCTGCGTGGCAACCACTTCCACTACATCCCTAGCAACAGTTTCCCCGGTGTCGCCCTGGTTGTGTCCCTGCATCTGCAGCGCTGCAAGATCGTGGATGTGGAAAGCGGCGCTTTCAGTGGGATGAAGGGACTGATCTACTTGTACCTGTCAGAGAATGACCTTACTTCTCTCAGCCCTGATGCCTTTAAAG GTCTCCCCCAACTGACTTACCTTCACCTGGAGAAAAACCGCTTCACCAGTTTCCCCAAAGGAGCCTTCAAACTGGTGCCCAGCCTGCTCGCACTTCACTTGGAGAACAACGCTGTCACCAAGCTGGAGTCAGGCATCTTGACTGGTGCAGAGGGTCTCAGAGCTCTCTACCTCACTGGGAATGCAATTGATCACATCTCGCCCAGGGCTTTGGACCAGGCCAGCGACCTTGATACTCTCCACCTGGGAGGAAACAAGCTGAAGGAGGTACCCACCGAAGCTCTGAGCAAGACGGGGAACCTCAGAGACCTGAGGCTGTCTGGGAATTCAATCCGCTGGGTGGGTCCAAACACTTTTCGTCCTCTGGAGAGGTCACTGAAGGAGCTGTATCTGGATAACATGGGGCTCGAGAAG ATGTCGCAGAACTCCCTGACAGGCCTGGGTCCTGGGTTGAGAAGCCTCTTCCTGGAGGGAAaccagctggaggaggtgcCTGACCTCCACCCTCTCACGTCTTTGGAGGTCATCAACCTGGCGGGCAATCCTCTGATGTGTGACTGCCCTCTGCTGCCACTACGCTT GTGGATTGAGAAAGTAAACCTGAAGGTACGAGCCACCTGTAGCAACCCCCCTGAGCTGAGGGGTCGCAGGGTCAAGGATGTCCATGCCTTCAAAGCCTGCCCCGGTGGAGAGAGCCTTCCCTCCACGCCTACAGTCACCCTAAAGCCCGCTAAGGCACCCAAGGCAACCAAACCCAAGCCAATGCACCTCACTGGCCTCAGGCACGTCAAGATGCTCAAAGCCAAACCCAAACTTCACAAGACTCCGAACACCAAACAAGCAGCAGCCAAGAAAACCAAGAGCGTGGCTTGA